Proteins co-encoded in one Metabacillus sp. KUDC1714 genomic window:
- a CDS encoding circularly permuted type 2 ATP-grasp protein, protein MKNKQVFSEYPKHSFYDEMFDSNGKVRNSYDKLYQQFSKMGVKKLTNRNSSMQSQMIKQGITFTLYDGNQDESHSERTIPFDIIPRVITSEEWEFLERGLKQRVLALNMFIKDVYHEQNILRDEIIPRKMIISNPYFLPEMVGLDIPNDNYIPLSGIDLIRSDTGEYYVLEDNLRNPSGLSYVYKNRSLMMHLFPELFFEYQVRDINQGLNDLLGSLRSLAPEHKQDPLVVLLTPGVHNAAYYDHTFLAQEMGIELVEGRDLTVIDQKVYLKSIQGLRQVDVIYRRIDDDFLDPLAFRADSLLGVPGLMNAYRAGNVALANAPGTGMADDKAVYAYVPDMIRYYLKEEPILKNVPTYILSKQEEKEYVIANLSKMVVKERTLSGGYGMLIGPTASETEINEFAKKIIKHPDRYIAQPTIKLSCSPSLTDHGEPAPRHIDLRAFVFLGKNVQLAPGGLTRVALKEGSLVVNSSQGGGTKDTWVL, encoded by the coding sequence ATGAAAAACAAACAAGTATTTTCTGAATATCCAAAACATTCATTTTATGATGAGATGTTTGATTCAAATGGAAAGGTTAGGAATTCTTACGACAAACTCTATCAACAGTTTTCAAAAATGGGGGTAAAAAAATTAACAAACCGAAACTCTTCCATGCAGTCGCAAATGATTAAGCAGGGAATCACATTTACACTCTACGACGGGAACCAAGATGAATCACATTCTGAACGAACGATCCCTTTTGATATCATCCCAAGAGTTATTACGTCAGAAGAGTGGGAGTTCCTCGAACGTGGTTTGAAACAAAGGGTTCTTGCGTTAAATATGTTTATTAAAGATGTTTATCATGAGCAAAACATTCTTAGAGATGAAATCATTCCAAGAAAGATGATAATTTCCAACCCCTATTTCCTTCCAGAAATGGTTGGATTAGATATTCCAAACGATAATTATATCCCTCTTTCTGGAATTGATTTAATACGCAGTGATACAGGAGAGTATTATGTTTTAGAAGATAATTTACGAAATCCATCAGGTTTGTCTTATGTCTATAAAAATCGTTCCTTAATGATGCATTTATTCCCTGAATTATTTTTTGAATATCAAGTAAGGGATATTAATCAAGGGTTAAATGATTTACTTGGTAGCTTACGGAGTCTAGCTCCCGAACATAAACAGGATCCTCTAGTTGTCTTGCTGACTCCTGGGGTTCATAATGCCGCTTATTATGACCACACATTTCTTGCTCAAGAGATGGGAATAGAGCTTGTCGAAGGACGAGATTTAACAGTTATTGATCAAAAAGTTTATTTAAAAAGCATTCAAGGTCTTCGACAGGTTGATGTCATTTACCGTCGTATAGATGATGATTTCCTTGATCCACTTGCATTTCGAGCAGATTCCCTACTCGGTGTACCTGGTCTTATGAATGCATATCGTGCTGGAAATGTTGCACTTGCCAATGCACCTGGAACTGGAATGGCTGATGATAAAGCTGTTTATGCTTACGTACCAGACATGATTCGGTATTACTTAAAGGAAGAACCAATTTTAAAAAATGTACCTACATATATTCTTTCAAAACAGGAAGAAAAAGAATACGTTATCGCTAATCTATCAAAGATGGTTGTAAAAGAAAGGACACTATCTGGTGGATATGGCATGTTAATTGGACCAACTGCTTCTGAAACAGAAATCAATGAGTTTGCAAAAAAGATTATTAAACATCCAGACCGTTATATAGCTCAACCAACAATAAAGCTGTCCTGTTCACCTTCTTTAACTGATCACGGAGAGCCAGCTCCTCGACATATTGATTTACGTGCATTTGTATTTTTAGGGAAAAATGTGCAACTCGCTCCGGGTGGTCTTACGAGAGTCGCATTAAAAGAAGGATCATTAGTCGTCAATTCATCCCAGGGTGGCGGCACAAAAGATACTTGGGTTCTTTAA
- a CDS encoding ATP-binding protein, producing the protein MRFTISKKLILGFLSVTLFFGATSGIFYYYINKINNSYSSIINVRVNILSNIKDIEILATQQTNSLRGYLLTKSPDFEKELQRANIELDLLIRETSSLVTQSESRKVVTELSELNKQFTKKYEELLRQFEEDSNQEEALDYFISEVLPIGIEFAPLTKYLTERNNQLMSDAKAENTALVDDIKQTTILISFVVLIINLLIGLFISKNITNNLSKITKVITTLTSTSSTKERYIPIEVKTNDEIGDIANAFNKMTIALQEKSWLETSITDIATMYQGIHDLPTLAEKFITKITPMVGANYGVFYIKQGSEEPRFQSLATYAFQNQKMSVPSFSYGEGIIGQAALEKRAIHLVELPENYIQISSGVGTASPASLFIIPVEFEGEITVIIELASFKKFEPIQERLLKQIANHIGITVNSVRGRMQVENLLRESKQLTEELQSQSEELQLQHEELISMNEKLEEQYKSSEQKTKDLNNTKMELEEKAVQLELNSKYKSEFLANMSHELRSPLNSLLILAHLLTENEEGNLTIQQVEFADTIYKSGNDLLHLINEILDLAKIESGNIEIIPSEVILNDVCRFIERQFQPLADQKGLKFSIQIDDKLPKVIWTDEQRLQQVIKNLLTNAFKFTEYGEVEMKLYKANLANHPTLKNDETILAFSIKDTGIGIPIDKQQLIFKAFQQGDGTTSRKYGGTGLGLSISRELAQLLGGGIDVESSPSKGSTFTFYLPVYDKSSLTEVNPLNDEVATTLEIINDNKQNSLLEQDGDELLKGKKILIVDDDMRNIFAITTALEKKQMEIVFAENGKSGLIVLQENPDIDLILMDIMMPEMDGYETIRIIRKKSEYEDIPIIALTAKAMKIDKDKCIEAGASDYISKPVFLDQLFSLMKVWLYR; encoded by the coding sequence GTGAGATTTACAATAAGTAAAAAGTTAATCCTAGGTTTTCTGTCTGTAACTCTATTTTTCGGTGCAACTAGTGGGATTTTTTATTATTACATCAATAAAATTAATAACTCGTATTCATCAATAATAAATGTACGTGTCAATATCTTAAGTAATATAAAAGATATTGAAATTTTAGCAACTCAGCAAACCAATAGTTTACGTGGGTATTTGTTAACCAAAAGCCCAGACTTTGAAAAGGAACTACAACGGGCAAATATTGAATTGGATTTGTTAATACGCGAAACAAGTAGCCTTGTTACCCAATCTGAAAGTAGAAAAGTTGTTACAGAACTAAGTGAACTTAATAAGCAGTTTACTAAAAAGTATGAAGAGTTATTGAGGCAATTTGAAGAAGATTCGAATCAAGAAGAAGCATTAGATTATTTTATTTCGGAAGTGCTGCCTATAGGAATTGAGTTTGCTCCGTTAACTAAATATCTTACTGAACGAAATAATCAATTAATGAGTGATGCCAAAGCAGAGAACACGGCACTAGTTGATGATATTAAACAAACCACAATCTTAATAAGCTTTGTTGTACTTATAATCAATCTATTAATTGGGTTATTTATTTCTAAAAATATTACTAATAATCTATCAAAGATAACTAAAGTGATTACCACATTAACATCAACTTCCAGTACAAAAGAACGTTACATACCAATTGAAGTAAAAACGAATGATGAAATAGGTGATATTGCAAATGCTTTTAATAAGATGACGATAGCTCTTCAGGAAAAAAGCTGGCTTGAAACAAGCATTACAGATATAGCCACAATGTATCAAGGGATTCATGATCTTCCAACATTAGCCGAGAAATTTATTACTAAAATCACACCGATGGTTGGTGCAAATTACGGTGTGTTTTATATCAAGCAAGGATCTGAAGAACCAAGATTTCAAAGTCTTGCAACTTATGCATTTCAAAATCAGAAAATGAGTGTTCCTAGCTTTAGTTACGGGGAAGGAATTATCGGACAAGCAGCACTTGAAAAGCGAGCAATTCATCTTGTAGAGCTCCCGGAAAACTATATTCAAATATCTTCAGGTGTAGGTACTGCTTCACCAGCTAGCCTATTCATTATACCGGTTGAATTTGAAGGGGAAATTACAGTCATTATTGAATTAGCTTCGTTTAAAAAATTTGAACCTATTCAAGAAAGATTATTAAAACAAATTGCCAACCATATTGGTATTACTGTAAATAGTGTGAGAGGTCGTATGCAGGTTGAAAATTTATTAAGAGAATCAAAGCAATTAACAGAAGAATTACAAAGTCAGTCTGAGGAGTTGCAGCTTCAGCATGAAGAACTAATAAGTATGAATGAAAAACTTGAAGAACAGTATAAAAGCTCGGAACAAAAAACAAAAGATTTAAACAATACCAAAATGGAACTTGAGGAAAAAGCTGTCCAATTAGAACTTAATTCAAAATATAAGTCAGAATTTTTAGCTAATATGTCACATGAGTTACGTTCACCGTTAAACAGCTTGCTTATTCTAGCACATCTGCTTACTGAAAATGAAGAAGGAAATCTTACGATTCAACAAGTTGAGTTTGCAGACACCATTTATAAGTCGGGAAATGACCTACTACACTTAATTAATGAAATATTAGATTTGGCTAAAATTGAGTCAGGAAATATTGAGATCATACCTAGCGAAGTTATTCTTAATGATGTATGTCGTTTTATCGAACGTCAATTTCAGCCGCTTGCAGATCAAAAAGGGTTAAAGTTTTCAATTCAAATTGATGACAAATTACCAAAAGTTATATGGACAGATGAACAACGATTACAACAAGTTATCAAAAATTTACTAACAAATGCCTTTAAATTTACCGAATATGGTGAAGTTGAGATGAAACTTTATAAAGCGAATTTAGCAAATCATCCTACTTTAAAAAATGACGAAACGATTCTAGCATTTTCGATTAAAGATACTGGAATTGGAATACCGATTGATAAACAACAGTTAATATTCAAGGCCTTTCAACAAGGAGATGGAACAACCAGTCGTAAATATGGGGGGACAGGATTAGGTCTTTCAATTAGTCGAGAACTTGCACAATTGTTAGGCGGGGGTATTGATGTTGAAAGCTCTCCAAGTAAAGGGAGTACATTTACGTTTTATTTACCCGTTTATGATAAAAGTAGTTTAACAGAAGTAAATCCATTAAATGATGAAGTGGCAACTACACTTGAGATTATTAATGATAACAAACAGAATTCTCTACTAGAACAAGATGGAGACGAATTGTTAAAGGGGAAAAAAATACTTATTGTTGATGATGATATGCGGAACATATTTGCAATTACAACAGCCCTAGAAAAGAAGCAAATGGAAATTGTCTTTGCTGAAAATGGCAAGAGTGGACTTATTGTTTTACAGGAAAATCCAGATATTGATT